In Rhodamnia argentea isolate NSW1041297 chromosome 4, ASM2092103v1, whole genome shotgun sequence, the following proteins share a genomic window:
- the LOC115743515 gene encoding dnaJ homolog subfamily B member 4 has translation MGVDYYEVLKVDKNATDDDLKKAYRKLAMKWHPDKNPNNKKEAEAQFKQISEAYEVLNDPQKRVIYDQYGEEGLKDMPPPGSSGNSSGFNPRNAEDIFAEFFGSSPFGFGSSGPGRSMRFQSDGGGGVFGGFGGGENIFRTYSEGNGAMPQKPPPIESKLPCSLKELYSGSTRKMKISRTVMDANGRQTVETEILTIEVKPGWKKGTKITFPDKGNEQPNQLPADLVFVIDEKAHDFYKRDGNDLIVNHRVTLAEAIGGTTVSLTMLDGRDLSIPVADIVSPGYELIVAREGMPIVKEPGNRGDLRIKFEVKFPTKLTEEQREGLKRALGG, from the exons aTGGGGGTAGATTATTACGAGGTATTGAAGGTGGACAAGAACGCGACCGACGATGATCTGAAGAAGGCGTACAGGAAATTGGCAATGAAGTGGCATCCTGACAAGAACCCCAACAACAAAAAGGAAGCCGAGGCCCAATTCAAGCAGATCTCTGAAGCCTATGAG GTTCTGAATGACCCTCAGAAACGGGTGATCTACGATCAATACGGCGAGGAAGGCTTGAAGGACATGCCGCCCCCAGGTAGCAGCGGCAACTCGAGCGGTTTCAACCCCAGAAACGCGGAGGACATATTTGCGGAGTTTTTCGGCAGCAGCCCTTTCGGGTTCGGGTCGTCCGGACCCGGTAGGTCGATGAGATTCCAGTCGGACGGGGGCGGAGGAGTGTTCGGGGGATTCGGCGGAGGCGAGAACATTTTCAGAACGTACAGCGAGGGGAACGGCGCCATGCCCCAGAAGCCGCCGCCAATTGAGAGCAAACTGCCTTGCAGTCTCAAGGAGCTATACTCGGGATCGacaaggaagatgaagatatcaaGAACAGTGATGGATGCCAATGG CCGGCAAACCGTGGAGACGGAGATACTGACGATCGAGGTGAAACCCGGGTGGAAGAAAGGAACGAAGATCACTTTCCCCGACAAAGGGAACGAGCAGCCGAACCAACTCCCCGCCGACCTCGTGTTCGTGATAGACGAGAAGGCCCACGACTTCTACAAAAGGGACGGCAACGACCTCATTGTGAACCACAGGGTGACGCTGGCGGAGGCGATCGGCGGCACGACCGTGAGCCTCACCATGCTGGATGGCCGGGATCTGTCGATCCCAGTGGCGGACATCGTGAGCCCCGGCTACGAGCTGATAGTTGCGAGGGAAGGGATGCCCATAGTGAAGGAGCCTGGGAACAGGGGAGATCTCAGGATCAAGTTCGAGGTGAAGTTCCCGACCAAATTGACGGAGGAGCAACGGGAGGGGCTCAAGCGCGCCCTCGGGGGTTGA
- the LOC115743459 gene encoding uncharacterized protein LOC115743459 yields the protein MSNNLVSQPLSIPSTQMATLEAIPNRVESSMRDVQMGFPGIVPDESASQPSLLRQQSRNAGAMSLFENDTGYLEGRENFLVPQRSSMPMEDMGSKLSNQAVQQLPMLNKRKAPMAPMPSSPSPRSIMAPNKRAAQVDHRPWLQQSAPNRKGMPGQSIPTSGVKHLPAANKKLGPVESISPRSVPQRLSVPKNQMSNVQPSPKVQSDSFGSVRSKMRESLAAALALVSHEEGRSPTGKDSENRDLSAPSSRVDAQPAPIPGDAVDNVHEVQERKRTSCDGFGIHHNSPIVSQEAFATKHSGDSNMHSISNVQDLQSGSVLIQEDLPFGDNFFVKDELLQGNGLSWVLDSDTNVGERRGNQDGEMKEKVHDELNGRSAMAFQSPEVLASSIEAELFKLFGGVNKKYKEKGRSLLFNLKDRSNPELRERVVSGEIPPERLCSMTAEELASKELSEWRMAKAEELAQMVVLPDSEVDMKRLVKKTHKGEFQVEVEQYDVSVEVSSGVSSGTRDRKKADDQEFPVKKPGERDENMKAGDRKSDLAVQGAAYTLTIPTEDDASDVDIMEENVTKDLPPIVSLDEFMECLESEPPFKDLHEGAGKSEPASEKDLKIRSPEESLNDSADMAEKKSVEIFQPASEKDLKAKSPERSLNNTTDMTEEKSSKVDETLSPADVDIGSSDHHGKYDSKDPTVASKGEPIWEGSLLLITTMISVIGFFKSGEKTPSKDWSSSLEIKGRVRLDAFEKFLQDLRMSRSRAIMVVHFICKEESSESERASLCEVADSYVLDERVGFAEPSQGVELYLCPPHAKIREMLSKILPEDQLNVLSDVENGLIGVVVWRRSHLTSAIPSHTAKFTGKKQHFSSRRHQEKDVNFNSNLHQGHLAHPSSMQPQPSVDRDDDDDVPPGFGPGVGRAARDEDDLPEFNFSGGSRSMGLNPTQNVSAGLGLAPSYGHSRAPPVDHIRELIHKYGHTGVGVPSENYGVPVQPWNDDDDDIPEWNPQGLYNLQQTSRGRPDVRLASAQQSQSPSAYLTREPLARNAQRPASGLHGGHVYVAPQARPPGRRQDARRDRGF from the exons ATGTCAAACAACCTGGTATCACAGCCTTTGTCAATACCAAGTACGCAAATGGCTACATTGGAAGCCATTCCAAATAGGGTGGAATCATCAATGCGAGATGTCCAAATGGGTTTCCCTGGAATTGTTCCTGATGAATCTGCCTCACAGCCTTCACTATTAAGACAACAAAGCAGAAACGCTGGCGCTATGTCACTGTTTGAGAATGATACTGGATATCTAGAGGGCAGGGAAAATTTTTTGGTGCCACAACGAAGTTCAATGCCAATGGAAGATATGGGTAGCAAGCTCAGCAATCAGGCAGTGCAGCAGCTTCCGATGCTGAACAAGAGGAAGGCTCCGATGGCACCTATGCCTAGCAGCCCTTCGCCTCGATCAATCATGGCGCCTAATAAGCGGGCAGCCCAAGTAGATCATAGGCCGTGGTTGCAACAATCAGCACCAAATAGAAAAGGTATGCCTGGCCAGTCCATTCCAACATCAGGAGTAAAACACTTGCCGGCTGCAAACAAGAAGCTGGGACCAGTGGAATCCATTTCTCCAAGATCAGTGCCACAGCGCCTATCAGTTCCAAAGAATCAGATGTCTAATGTGCAACCATCTCCAAAGGTTCAATCTGATTCATTTGGGTCAGTGAGATCCAAGATGAGGGAATCGCTAGCTGCAGCATTAGCTTTGGTCAGTCATGAGGAAGGTAGATCTCCAACTGGAAAAGATTCTGAAAACAGGGATTTAAGTGCACCAAGTTCAAGAGTGGACGCTCAGCCTGCACCCATTCCTGGTGATGCTGTTGATAATGTACATGAAGTTCAGGAGAGGAAACGCACTTCTTGCGATGGATTTGGTATCCACCACAATAGCCCTATTGTGTCGCAGGAGGCTTTTGCTACCAAACATAGCGGTGATTCCAACATGCACTCAATATCTAACGTCCAGGACTTGCAATCTGGTAGCGTTCTGATTCAAGAGGATCTTCCTTTTGGTGACAACTTCTTTGTGAAAGATGAGCTTTTGCAAGGGAATGGACTATCTTGGGTACTGGATTCAGACACAAATGTGGGGGAAAGAAGGGGTAATCAAGATGGCGAAATGAAAGAGAAAGTGCATGATGAATTGAATGGACGAAGTGCAATGGCATTCCAGTCCCCGGAAGTTTTAGCATCCAGTATTGAAGCTGagcttttcaaattatttggaGGTGTTAATAAGAAATATAAAGAGAAGGGTAGGTCTTTGTTGTTCAATTTGAAGGATCGTAGTAACCCTGAACTGAGAGAAAGAGTTGTTTCTGGAGAAATTCCTCCAGAAAGACTTTGCTCTATGACTGCTGAAGAACTTGCTTCGAAGGAGCTTTCCGAGTGGCGAATGGCAAAGGCTGAAGAGCTTGCTCAAATGGTAGTTTTACCGGACTCTGAGGTTGATATGAAGCGTCTGGTGAAGAAAACACATAAGGGGGAGTTTCAAGTGGAAGTGGAGCAGTATGATGTCTCAGTGGAGGTTTCAAGTGGGGTAAGTTCTGGTACTCGTGATCGGAAAAAAGCTGATGATCAGGAATTCCCTGTGAAGAAACCTGGAGAAAGGGATGAGAACATGAAGGCTGGAGATAGAAAGAGTGATTTAGCGGTCCAGGGTGCTGCATACACTCTTACAATTCCAACTGAAGACGATGCCTCAGATGTAGATATTATGGAAGAAAATGTGACAAAGGATCTCCCTCCAATTGTGTCCCTAGATGAATTTATGGAATGCCTGGAATCGGAGCCTCCATTTAAAGATTTACACGAGGGTGCTGGAAAGTCTGAGCCTGCATctgaaaaggatttgaagattAGATCGCCTGAGGAAAGTCTCAATGACTCAGCTGATATGGCTGAAAAGAAGTCTGTTGAAATATTCCAGCCTGCCTCTGAAAAGGATTTGAAGGCTAAATCTCCTGAGAGAAGTCTGAATAACACCACTGATATGACTGAAGAGAAGTCTAGTAAAGTTGATGAAACATTGTCCCCAGCTGACGTTGACATTGGATCTAGTGATCACCATGGAAAATATGATAGCAAAGATCCTACAGTAGCATCGAAGGGGGAGCCAATTTGGGAAGGCTCCCTTCTACTTATAACGACCATGATCTCAGTTATTGGATTTTTCAAGAG CGGTGAGAAGACGCCCTCGAAGGATTGGAGCAGCTCTTTAGAAATCAAGGGGAGGGTCAGGCTTGATGCATTTGAGAAGTTCCTTCAAGATCTTCGCATGTCCCGTAGTCGTGCAATCATG GTGGTGCATTTCATTTGTAAGGAAGAATCATCTGAGAGCGAGCGTGCAAGCCTTTGTGAG GTCGCAGATTCGTATGTCTTAGATGAGAGAGTGGGTTTTGCTGAGCCTTCCCAAGGAGTGGAACTCTACCTTTGCCCACCTCATGCCAAAATCCGCGAAATGCTCAGCAAGATCCTACCGGAAGACCAGCTTAACGTGCTTAGCGATGTAGAAAACGGCCTAATTGGTGTTGTTGTATGGAGAAGAAGTCATTTAACTTCCGCAATCCCATCCCACACTGCTAAATTTACTGGCAAAAAGCAGCATTTCTCCTCTAGGAGGCATCAAGAAAAGGATGTAAACTTTAATTCGAATTTGCATCAAGGGCATCTCGCCCATCCTAGTAGCATGCAACCACAACCCAGTGTCGATAGGGATGACGACGATGATGTTCCCCCTGGGTTTGGCCCTGGCGTGGGGAGAGCTGCCCGGGACGAAGATGACCTGCCAGAGTTTAATTTTTCTGGCGGGTCGAGGTCTATGGGATTGAACCCAACCCAGAACGTGTCTGCGGGTTTGGGACTGGCTCCTTCTTATGGGCATTCCCGAGCGCCGCCGGTAGACCACATAAGAGAACTCATACATAAGTATGGACATACAGGAGTGGGTGTTCCTTCAGAAAACTATGGTGTTCCGGTTCAGCCGTGGAACGACGACGATGATGACATTCCGGAGTGGAATCCGCAGGGCTTATATAACTTACAACAGACGTCGCGGGGTAGGCCAGATGTACGCCTGGCATCTGCCCAGCAATCACAAAGCCCCAGTGCCTATTTAACGCGGGAACCGTTAGCTAGGAATGCACAACGGCCAGCTTCAGGGCTACATGGAGGCCATGTCTATGTCGCGCCCCAAGCTAGGCCGCCGGGGCGGCGGCAAGATGCTCGTAGGGATAGAGGgttttga